One Aegilops tauschii subsp. strangulata cultivar AL8/78 chromosome 7, Aet v6.0, whole genome shotgun sequence genomic window carries:
- the LOC109748136 gene encoding uncharacterized protein: MLMLIRTDKGLQINVLAMLSAVLISIQVVLGSRRRRSGNKIIVNLVRVAYTVSFPVFVYTIGLVQSVEAPKQLDSQLLWAVGLLLLLGSVDGMSAFSRQEVEDSKGVQAQHIIQTVLVLWLLVSRSDVSEDGVILLLYFVLCWVYSILRVAQRMKALRKASSMHGLVRSAKVVADYMQDVYASGSGDRIHSPMDMAKCKYLVLGEEKDSRPPSKAPCYLSEVGGKGKLVTFDMIWNSKDKLLLSPTPDDDQKPVPLKDTCLSFALFKLLSRRFCPGLPIAEEGDQEALKFVLAEGKHAFRLVEVELSFLYDFFYTKYPALFPAALALRIIRFVVLVGLFKVLLLDFPLDAIIMYTDLSLPAELLEEATGYSSSHAAVFILFNNVLVVFMILSIDILQDFATGYSNWAIVHYVCDYVYMRRRTDGDGGKGWWMMVKRCWNRGFGIRRVLIKWVAARRAKKSAHWWDNKLGQHSLLNSCGYTAQEKAGSEKDVTLSDEIKDEVLSSLKKSDGLLSVDSSRDLRNKLLQLHWAPFDLLKSTRMVLVWHIATTICANQEQDQGTDNSDRRVATTLSSYCAYLLAFIPDMLPDHSYTATQILDAVILDARKRLGTAKTLSGRCKMMLRLGKTHNCNMEQDMSILILGASLADKLLSENERPPWKLLAGFWADMVLFLAPSDKADVHADHLAAGGEFMTHLWALLTHAGIVHRPDIHAASHA, from the exons ATGTTGATGCTGATCCGCACGGACAAAGGGTTGCAGATCAACGTCCTCGCCATGCTTAGTGCCGTGTTGATCAGCATCCAGGTGGTGCTGGGATCTCGGCGTCGGCGCTCCGGCAACAAAATCATTGTGAACCTGGTGCGGGTCGCTTACACCGTCTCCTTCCCGGTGTTCGTCTACACCATCGGCCTCGTCCAGTCCGTGGAGGCGCCCAAACAGCTTGACAGCCAGCTGTTGTGGGCCGTCGGGCTCCTGCTCCTCCTGGGTAGCGTGGACGGCATGTCGGCCTTCAGCCGGCAGGAGGTCGAGGATAGCAAAGGAGTTCAGGCGCAGCACATCATCCAGACGGTTCTCGTGCTCTGGCTCCTCGTCAGCCGGAGCGACGTCTCCGAGGACGGGGTGATCTTGCTCCTCTACTTCGTCCTATGCTGGGTGTATAGCATCTTGAGGGTCGCCCAGAGGATGAAGGCGCTGCGCAAGGCCAGCTCGATGCACGGCCTAGTGCGCAGCGCCAAGGTGGTGGCTGACTACATGCAAGATGTGTATGCCTCTGGCTCCGGTGATAGGATTCATAGCCCCATGGACATGGCTAAGTGCAAGTATCTGGTCCTCGGTGAGGAAAAGGACTCCAGACCACCGTCCAAGGCGCCCTGCTACCTCTCAGAGGTGGGCGGCAAGGGCAAGCTCGTCACGTTCGACATGATCTGGAATAGCAAGGACAAGCTGCTGCTGAGTCCTACTCCTGATGATGACCAGAAGCCTGTGCCTCTGAAAGATACTTGTCTTTCCTTCGCCTTGTTCAAGTTGCTCAGCCGGCGCTTCTGCCCGGGGCTCCCCATCGCCGAGGAGGGTGACCAGGAGGCGCTGAAATTCGTCCTCGCCGAGGGCAAGCATGCCTTCCGTCTCGTGGAGGTCGAGTTGTCGTTCCTGTATGACTTCTTCTACACCAAGTACCCGGCGCTCTTCCCCGCCGCCCTAGCGCTCCGCATCATCCGTTTTGTCGTCCTTGTTGGCTTGTTCAAGGTGCTCCTCTTAGATTTTCCTTTGGATGCCATCATAATGTACACCGACCTCAGTCTCCCCGcggagttgcttgaggaggccaCGGGGTACTCCTCCAGTCACGCAGCTGTCTTCATCCTCTTCAACAACGTTCTCGTCGTCTTCATGATCCTTAGCATCGACATCCTGCAAGACTTTGCCACGGGTTACTCAAACTGGGCCATTGTACACTATGTGTGCGACTACGTCTACATGAGAAGGAGGACAGACGGTGACGGCGGCAAGGGGTGGTGGATGATGGTGAAGCGGTGCTGGAACCGGGGCTTCGGCATtcgtcgagtgctcattaaatGGGTGGCGGCACGCCGGGCAAAGAAGTCGGCGCACTGGTGGGATAACAAGCTCGGCCAGCACTCGCTGCTCAACTCTTGCGGCTACACCGC ACAGGAGAAGGCCGGAAGCGAGAAGGATGTCACCCTGTCGGACGAAATTAAGGACGAGGTTCTCAGCTCCCTCAAGAAAAGCGATGGCCTGCTGTCAGTCGACAGCTCAAGAGATCTGAGGAACAAGCTGCTGCAGCTGCACTGGGCGCCATTCGACCTCTTGAAGAGCACGCGCATGGTCCTCGTGTGGCACATTGCCACCACCATATGCGCCAACCAGGAACAGGACCAGGGCACCGACAACTCCGACCGCCGCGTTGCAACCACTCTGTCCAGCTACTGCGCCTACCTTCTCGCTTTCATCCCGGACATGCTGCCGGACCACAGCTACACGGCCACGCAGATCCTGGATGCCGTCATTCTAGATGCCCGAAAGCGCCTCGGCACAGCCAAAACATTGTCGGGCAGATGCAAAATGATGTTACGATTGGGAAAGACGCACAACTGCAACATGGAGCAAGACATGTCCATCTTGATCCTTGGAGCCAGCCTGGCAGACAAGCTCTTGTCGGAGAACGAGCGGCCGCCGTGGAAGCTGCTCGCGGGCTTCTGGGCCGACATGGTGCTCTTCCTGGCGCCGTCCGACAAGGCCGACGTCCATGCCGACCACCTAGCCGCCGGCGGCGAGTTCATGACCCACCTTTGGGCGCTGCTCACGCACGCAGGCATTGTTCACCGTCCAGACATCCATGCTGCATCACATGCTTGA
- the LOC109748132 gene encoding glycine--tRNA ligase, chloroplastic/mitochondrial 2 — protein MATATGMATAVAMAPFLSPAAAAAHSHIPSALATPRPPPTRRSRTRTRLLLVSAPAAHSGSEGAPSALSSTASSPSGNGNKGAGALTFQQAIQRLQEYWASVGCAVMQCSNTEVGAGTMNPLTFLRVLGPEPWNVAYVEPSVRPDDSRYGDNPNRLQRHTQFQVILKPDPGNSQDLFLHSLSALGINVREHDIRFVEDNWESPVLGAWGLGWEVWMDGMEITQFTYFQQSGSLPLLPVSVEITYGLERILMSLQGVDHFKKIQYTEGITYGELFLENEKEMSAYYLEHANVDHIQKHFDDFEEEARSLLSLGLPIPAYDQVLKASHAFNILDSRGFVGVTERARYFGRMRSLARQCSQLWLKTREEIGYPLGTYQEANLVYPHVSEKLSRKEVLGQAQTFVLEIGTEELPPHDVVEATEQLEKSLVQILGKRRLSHGKVHTYGTPRRLAVVVENLCLKQMEEEVELRGPPVAKAFDQEGKPTKAAEGFCRKNNVPVDSLYKKIDGKTEYIYARVKESARYADEVLSEDLPTIISGISFPKSMRWNSNIVFSRPVRWIMALHGDLVVPFSFAGISSGSQSCGLRNSSLANFKVETAESYLHTVEKAGIVIDVQERRAKILDDSSTLARGVDGDFIAPDSLLQEVVNLVEAPVPILGRYDDSFLELPKDVLTTVMQKHQRYFPVTSKSTGDLLPYFITVANGSISEEVVRKGNEAVLRARYEDAKFFYKMDTQKNLSEFRGQLKSILFHEKLGTMLDKMARVENVVAELTLVLGINEGVIPVIKDAAALAMSDLSTSIVTEFTSLAGIMARHYALRDGLPEEIAEALFEITLPRFSGDVFPKTDAGIVLAVADRLDSLVGLFGAGCQPSSSNDPFGLRRISYGLVQILVENKKNFDLTKALTLVAQVQPIRIDNDVINEVVQFVTRRLEQLLVDEGINYEIVRSVLMERANCQYLASQTAAEMEAFSRTEDFPKIVEAYSRPVRIIRGKQIESAWEVDASVFEKDEEKALWSAYLEAVDKIHPGVDVKTFVEASLLLIQPLEDFFNNVFVMAEDEKIRNNRLALLQKVASLTKGIADLSVLPGF, from the exons ATGGCCACGGCCACGGGCATGGCCACCGCCGTCGCCATGGCTCCCTTCctctcccccgccgccgccgccgctcactCGCACATCCCCTCCGCCCTCGCCACTCCCCGTCCTCCGCCCACCCGCCGCTCCCGCACACGCACACGCCTTCTCCTCGTGTCTGCTCCGGCGGCCCACTCCGGCTCCGAGGGGGCGCCGTCCGCGctctcctccaccgcctcctccccctccggCAACGGAAACAAGGGGGCCGGCGCGCTGACCTTCCAGCAGGCCATCCAGCGGCTCCAGGAGTACTGGGCCTCCGTCGGCTGCGCCGTCATGCAGTGCAGCAACACCGAG gtcggcgccgggacGATGAACCCCCTCACGTTCCTCCGGGTGCTGGGCCCCGAGCCGTGGAACGTCGC ctatgtGGAGCCGAGCGTGCGGCCCGACGACAGCCGCTACGGCGACAACCCCAACAGGCTCCAGCGCCACACCCAGTTCCAG GTGATTCTGAAGCCCGATCCGGGGAACTCGCAGGACCTCTTCCTGCACAGCCTTTCAGCATTGG GCATCAATGTTCGCGAACACGACATCCGTTTCGTCGAGGACAACTGGGAGAGCCCT GTTCTTGGAGCTTGGGGGCTGGGCTGGGAGGTTTGGATGGATGGCATGGAAATCACGCAATTCACATATTTTCAGCAG TCTGGAAGCCTTCCTCTGTTGCCAGTTTCTGTCGAAATAACATATGGACTTGAACGTATCCTCATGTCACTTCAG GGAGTAGATCATTTCAAAAAGATACaatacaccgaaggaatcacgtATGGGGAACTATTCCTTGAGAATGA GAAAGAGATGAGTGCATATTATTTAGAGCATGCAAATGTTGATCACATTCAAAAGCACTTTGATGATTTTGAAGAAGAGGCCCGCTCTTTACTATCACTTGGGCTGCCAATTCCTGC GTATGACCAGGTTCTGAAGGCCTCTCATGCTTTTAATATTCTAGATTCCAGAGGCTTTGTTGGTGTAACTGAGCGTGCAAGATATTTTGGTCGCATGCGGAG TCTTGCTCGTCAATGTTCTCAGCTTTGGTTGAAAACACGAGAGGAAATTGGTTATCCACTGGGCACTTACCAAGAGGCTAATCTTGTATACCCCCATGTCTCTGAAAAGCTCAGCAGAAAG GAAGTGCTGGGGCAGGCACAGACGTTTGTTCTTGAAATAGGAACAGAAGAGTTGCCGCCCCATGATGTGGTAGAAGCAACTGAACAA CTTGAGAAATCTCTAGTTCAAATACTAGGGAAGCGTAGACTGAGCCATGGGAAGGTGCACACCTATGGGACACCACGGAGATTAGCG GTTGTTGTTGAAAATCTATGTCTGAAGCAAATGGAAGAAGAGGTTGAGTTACGTGGTCCACCAGTTGCAAAGGCATTTGACCAAGAGGGAAAACCCACTAAG GCTGCTGAGGGGTTTTGTCGAAAGAATAATGTTCCTGTAGATTCCTTGTATAAAAAAATTGATG GTAAAACAGAGTATATATATGCCCGTGTCAAAGAGTCTGCACGCTATGCTGACGAG GTCCTATCTGAAGATTTACCTACTATTATATCTGGTATTTCATTCCCCAAGTCGATGCGCTGGAACTCAAAT ATTGTGTTTAGTCGCCCTGTACGCTGGATCATGGCACTTCATGGAGATCTTGTTGTGCCATTTTCTTTTGCTGGCATCTCAAG TGGGAGCCAGTCATGTGGCCTTCGTAACTCCTCTTTGGCGAATTTTAAG GTGGAAACTGCAGAATCATATTTGCACACTGTAGAAAAAGCTGGGATCGTGATTGATGTGCAG GAGCGTAGAGCAAAAATCTTGGATGACTCTAGTACACTAGCTAGAGGAGTCGATGGGGATTTCATTGCACCTGATAGCTTGCTGCAGGAG GTTGTTAATCTTGTGGAGGCGCCTGTGCCCATTCTTGGTCGATATGATGATTCCTTCCTAGAACTTCCGAAAGATGTGTTAACAACG GTTATGCAGAAACACCAGAGGTATTTTCCTGTAACCTCCAAGTCTACAGGCGATCTGCTACCATATTTTATTACT GTTGCTAATGGTTCTATTAGTGAAGAAGTGGTCCGTAAAGGCAATGAAGCTGTACTCAG GGCAAGGTATGAGGATGCTAAGTTCTTTTATAAGATGGATACACAAAAGAATTTGTCTGAATTCCGAGGCCAGCTGAAGAGCATTCTCTTTCAT GAAAAACTTGGTACAATGCTCGACAAAATGGCGCGTGTTGAAAATGTTGTCGCAGAGTTGACCCTTGTTCTCGGGATAAACGAGGGGGTGATCCCAGTTATCAAAGATGCAGCTGCATTGGCTATGTCAGATCTTTCCACTTCAATTGTTACAGAATTTACTTCACTCGCTGGAATTATGGCACGCCATTATGCTTTAAGGGATGGTCTTCCAGAAGAG ATTGCAGAAGCACTGTTTGAGATAACACTTCCAAGGTTCTCTGGCGATGTTTTCCCAAAAACAGATGCTGGTATAGTCCTTGCGGTTGCTGATAG ATTGGACAGCCTAGTGGGTCTGTTCGGAGCTGGATGTCAGCCAAGTTCTTCGAACGATCCATTTGGACTGAGAAGGATCTCTTATGGATTG GTTCAAATATTGGTTGAGAATAAGAAGAACTTTGACCTCACGAAGGCCTTGACCTTGGTGGCACAGGTGCAGCCTATAAGAATAGACAATGACGTTATAAATGAG GTAGTGCAATTTGTAACACGGAGACTCGAACAACTTTTG GTGGATGAGGGAATTAACTATGAAATAGTTCGGTCGGTGCTTATGGAGCGTGCGAACTGCCAATATCTGGCATCACAAACGGCAGCTGAA ATGGAAGCATTTTCAAGAACTGAAGATTTCCCAAAAATTGTTGAGGCGTATTCCAGGCCAGTTCGAATTATACGTGGGAAGCAAATCGAGTCTGCTTGGGAG GTTGACGCAAGCGTATTTGAGAAGGACGAAGAAAAAGCCTTGTGGAGCGCCTATTTGGAGGCTGTCGACAAGATCCATCCTG GTGTTGACGTCAAAACCTTCGTCGAGGCCTCCCTGCTTCTGATACAGCCTCTGGAAGATTTCTTCAACAATGTTTTTGTCATGGCG GAAGATGAGAAGATCCGCAACAACCGGCTGGCACTGCTGCAAAAGGTTGCGAGTTTGACGAAGGGGATAGCCGACCTCTCGGTTTTACCAGGGTTTTAG